CCTCCCCTACACCCCTGCAACCAAAGGTCTGGGATGGATTGCTCGAGATTATTTGTGGTGCAAGGTTTGCAGAGTTTGGTGTTTGGCATATGTAGTGCCTTGAATATAATATTTTAGCCCAGGATTGCTTATAACCAGCTCAAGATGCTTCTTTAAGGCTCAAGCTAGAAGAAGATGAATCACTGAGCTATGAACCAAATTGAGCAGCATCCTTCTCACTGGGGACTAGGAATGTTTGATAGCTGAGCAATGGTTTACTGTGGGGAATTATGAAGCCAGAATAACAAAGTGAAACATTAACACCTGCATGTAATACCAGTTAATGTATTCAGTCTCTGATACTTATCCTAGTATTATATGAAGTACTGCACCTTAACAACTTGCAATGGTCTACAATGTATATGTGTAAGTTTGAATTCTTATCCATTTTTCCTATCACAGTTCATAAATGGAGAACCTGCTTACGAAGCATGTTGCCGAACTAATGTTGGTGGATACCATGTTACCGATTATCTGAAGCAGCTTCTTTCACTTAAATATCCCCATCACATGTAAGCTTGAGAATGCCGATCCCTCTGCAAATGCAATTGAAACTTttcttcatttgtttttttAGTCTTGATCGCTTATTTTTTTCAAACAGTTCTAAGCTCACATGGGAAAAAGTTGAAGACCTTAAGATGGAACACTGTTACATTGCACCAGATTATACATCAGAAGTCCGAATATTTCAGGTAGTGTAGTTTGGTCTTTTTGACTTGTCTGCAACTACTCTGCTTTGCTTCTGCAATCATCTAAGCAATTCTTGTAACAGAAAGGGGCTAAAGAAGCTGAAGAAAAGACCAGGTGCTGGCAGCTTCCTTGGACTCCTGCACCAGCGGAAGAACAACCTTCAGAAGAAGAGTTAGCTAGAAAGGCAGCTCTAAAGGAGAGACAGGGTCAAAGACTAAGGGAGATGGCTGAAGCAAAGAGGTCCTCTCGAATTAATGAGCTTGAAAATGACATTAGAGGTTTGGAATTCCTCTTAAAGCAGCTCAAGCAGGTTGAAGAGAATAATGTTCCTGCATTTCTCAGAGAGACTGGCTATGCCTCTAAACAGGAAATAGAATCTAATCTGGCAAAGGCAATACAATCTTTACGCAAAGCAAAGGGTGAACAAGTTGAAACTGAGGAGAAGATGGACGCTTCCATGGCTGACAAGTATAATCTTGTCAATGTGCCTGATGATGTGCTGACACCGGAGCAGGTGTGTGTTCCGATTCCATGTGTTCTGATTCCATGTGTTCTAACAGATCTTTGTTTTATAGTTTCTGTTGATTTTGGTATTTTCTACTGCACAGCAATTCCTAGTTAAATAAGATACAAGACCAGTGAATGGCTGCTAAATTGGAACCACAGTATGGTTTTCATATTCTGTTCGTAACtttcagaaatttaaattttgcactCTTGTTTCCATGGCAGcttaaagaaaaaaggaagcaGTTGTTTCTCAAATCCACAACTGAGGCCAGGCAACGAGCTAAACAGAAGCGGATTGAAGAGGAATTAGaaagagaaaagcaaatgaaaatgGAGGAGGAAAAGCGCTTGTATGTTTTTGATTCGCAATCTTAACTTGTCTAATCATTGCTTGATGATAGTGTAGATATGTAGTCTCTTTTACGTtgtattattattacattatgCTTTGCTTCTGAATGTAGAGAGAACCCAGAACGTTATTTGGAGGATTTACGTGCTAAATACCGAGAGCTTTCTGAGAAAGTCGAGCAGCGAAAACGCTTGAAGACAAATGGCAACAACACAAATGGGAACCAAAATGGTTCTGGAGGTGTGGGCCGTGGTGAAAGATTGAATGCTGCTCAAAGAGAAAGGATGCGCCTCCTGACAACAGCTGCATTTGATCGAGGGAAGGGCGAGGACACTTTTGGTATCAAAGATGAAGATTGGCAACTTTACAAGCTAATGAGTAGAGataatgatgatgaagaagatgagaaGTCAAATGAGGATGAAGCAGACCTTGCTCGCGTCTCTTCAAGACTGCGGGTTTGTGATTTTTTTAGATCTCACGTCCTTGGTGTGTTCTTACAGATATTTCTTTTAgcaatttcatccatttttgCCTGTCATATTTGTACAGGAAATAGATCCGACATTTTTTCCCAAATCAGAGTCAGGATCCTCGACTGCGGAGCCGCCACGATTTCGTCCTCTAACTAAGGAAGACTTCCAGCTCATTCTAGGAGTAGAAAGATTCCGGTGCCCTGAGGTTCTGTTCCAGCCCAACTTAATTGGGATAGATCAGTCAGGGTTGGATGAGATGGCTGGGGTATCAATAAGAAGGTTGCCGTGTAAGAACCAAGGGTTGGAAGAGAGAATAACAAAATCAATCCTTATGACTGGTGGGAGCTGTCAATACCCGGGAATGGCTGGGCGCTTGGAAGCTGGGATTAGGATGATTAGGCCATGTGGAACACCTATAACAGTTGTCAGAGCATCAGATCCAAGTCTTGATGCATGGCGTGGAGCTTCTGTTTATGCTGCTGCCATGCAATTCCCCAATCAGACATTTAGTAGGACGGATTACTATGAAAAGGGCGAAGATTGGTTGCGGAGATATCAATTCAACTACACACTTTGATTGTTGTAGATGAACTTTATATATTGTTAGGGGCTTCCTTGGCTTGGTGCTATTGAGAAGTGCTCATAACTTGGGAATTTGCTATTTTACACCATTCATCTATATTTATGGGTATAGACTGATGCATCTGAATTCTCCGAGCTGTCCGGCTCTGCTCATTGATGAACTAGTAGGGAACTTTTGTAGTTGTCCCGGATATAACATGCGAAGTACTTCCGTAGCCTCGTGATTAATCTGCGAGGTTCTGCCTCCCTCTTGCACTTGTGTTCCAGAAGTTTACAAGCTGCCAAACCGGTAAATTCAGGAAATAAGGgaaaaaaaggccaaaaaatgTGGCAGTTGTACGCACATACAGTTCAATCCCTACTGCTGAAAACTAAAGCGATACCGCGCACCGATTTCTTGCTTCTGTCGGTAGAGTTGCCTTTGTCTGAAGTTCCTTGATTAACCTCTTACTTTGATCGATGGTTGAAGCCACTTTTTTTAGAGCTAATTTATTATTAACTTTACAGTGCTATTTTGATAGATCGTTGAAGTCACATTGTTTagagttaattttatatacactaacaATATATATTGTATCATGATTGGATGTGTATCACATTTAAACATTGAATTGCTAGTTAGATGCATGCCACGTTCAAAAGTctattttcatcaaaattatttttcctttcaaatccACTTTAAAGAAACAAGACCTTGataatctatatctatataaatttgagaagggatTTTTAGGAACAAGCCTCCACAAGCCTTCCCACTCTCAACTCTATTTTCCtagcatttcacatttatctTATTTCATAAAAAATATCATGAGCACATTACATCCCCACGTTTCCCTCAAATAAGGAGTTAACTTCAACTAACACTCCCACGTTccttcaaataaaaatttaacttCCACTTACATTAAAACTGTTTCCATTTACCCGTGCGTCAGATCTATATCTATCTTAACTCCCACTATCTCACTCCCACTATCCCACTATCTTAActcatatttttgtatttattttaatacataaaaaagtAGTGAGTTATTACCCACCTTATCACCAATCAATATTCCCACTATCCCACTATCACCTTATCACCAATCAATATTCTCACTATCTCACTCCCACTATCCCACTATCTTAATTCATCCTACAATTACTCCTCCCTCTcagtttcttatttgttttaggttctctattgattttgtaaatgtattgattttgtttcttttgtgagcAGTAGTGGAAGATATTATGTGCGGAGACTCTAGCAGAAATCAACCTTCTTGCGGCCGACTTAATTTTCCAAGTCAGTCCCCTCTGCCTTTTAAGTATGttttgcttttcctttattttttgtcATGAATGATATTGCATTGATTTTCTGATCATCCattatttctgaaaattttttacaaaatcttaTGAATGGTTGTTTGCTTATTGTTACACTGTAAAGTAAAGATAAAAAGGTATTGCTTGCTTTATATAATTGCGGATGGTATAGGTTCATGATTGAGGGTTCTACTATTTCTAACATAAATtgtatattataaaaatttatttgtttgtattactgaaattttttaattattttttattgcacatttatcacataaaaTAGGTGTTACGatagttattttcataattttattccaaaaatgatcgtgcatgaaataaaaaaaaagattttttgataattaaaaaaaaataattaaaaatagttTATAATTGGAGAAAAATAATTCAGATACTACTAATAACTAAGGCACTATACGCCCATTATTaaaattggattaatttttaatttcgtCAGAAATCCTTTTGGCAAAATTGCATTAtagcctttcttttctttatcaaCAATGACAATTACAACTACGTAATTCATCTATCTAACAACAGCACAATTCAACTCATGGAATAAATAGTTCATTGCTTAAAGTACTTAAATGAAAGGTTAGAGTCAAGTCCTACTTAACACCTGCAAgtaatctatatctatataaatttgagaaggaaTTTTTAGCAACAAGCATTCACAAACCTTCCCACTCTCAACtctatttttctagcattttgcatttaatttatttcgTAAAAAAAATCATGGGTACGTTACACCCCCACGTTTCTCTCAAACAAGAAATTAACTCCAACTAACACTCCCACGTTTTTCTCAGACAAGAAGTTAACTCCCACTAACACTCCTTACATACCTTACTCCAACTAACACTCCTCACCCACCTTCCTactacatatagatatagattttcGCAGATCATCTCCATGAAGGTAAGGTATactggtttcaaaatatatatgtaattccGGCATATCTTAAATATCGGCTTGCACCACATTAGTACCAATTATCATTTGGAAACGATACGAATATAGtgaatatctatatctatatgtattcagGAAGGGATTTTTAGCAGAAACCCTCTCCATGCCTTCTAAACTTGTCAtacttttttctagatttttgtatttattttaataaataaaaaagtagtgggttataacccaccttatcaccaatcaatattcccactatcccactatcaccttatcaccaatcaatattcccactatctcactcccactatcccactatcttaactcatatttttgtatttattttaatacataaaaaagtagtgggttataacccaccttatcaccaatcaatattcccactatcccactatcaccttatcaccaatcaatattcccactatcccactatcttaactcatcctacaatTACTCCTACAAATTCTTCTTTTACTGATCGACTTAATTAACTTATCGAGTTAATTCCCTCACCTTCTCTCTcagtttcttatttgttttgggttctctattgattttgtaaattgattttgtttcttttgtgagcAGTAGTGAAAGATATTATGTGCAGAGACTCCAACAAAAATCAACCTTCTTGCGGCCGGCTTAATTTTACAGGTCAATCCCCTCTGCCTTTTAAGTatgttttgcttttgctttgttttttgtCATGAATGATATTGCATTGATTTTCTGATCATACATtatttctgaaaaatttttacaaaatcttATGAACGGTTGTTTGCTTATTGTTACACTGTAaatcaaagataaaaaggtattGCTTGCTTATATAATTGCGGATGGTATAGGTTCATGATTGAGGGTTCTACTATTTCTAACATAAATtgtatattataaaaatttatttgtttgtattactgaaattttttaattattttttattgcacatttatcacataaaaTAGGTGTTACGatagttattttcataattttattccaaaaataatggtgcatgaaataaaaaaaagattttttgataattaaaaaaaataattaaaaatggtTTATAATTGGAGAAAAACAATTCAGATACTACTAATAACTAAGGCACTATACGCCCATTATTaaaattggattaatttttaatttcgtCAGAAATCCTTTTGGCAAAATTGCATTCtagcctttcttttctttatcaaCAATGACAATTACAATTACGTGATTCATCTATCTAGCAACAGCACAATTCAACTCATGGAATAAATAGTTCATTACTTAAAGTACTTAAACGAAAGGTTAGAGCCAAGTCCTACTTAACACCTGCAAGTAATATATTacaattagaaaaaagaaaatgattcaaGAGGAGCAAAAAACTCACCAAGCCCCTGACATATGTGCAATCGTCAAGGCACTTTTGAGTATTTAAAACTGCATTCCTTAGTTCAGGTAACCACTTCTCTGTAATTGTTTTCATTTGATTACAATGCAATTCTATTAAATTCTATTGATGCTATTTCTATAttaattattgtattttttttgttaacagTTCTCATACAATGTATCACTATTTAcacataaaataaatacataaactaTTGATTTGccttttaatatatattttatttctagatcaaagaaatgaaaaatctaACTGTCCTCAAGATCGCCAGGCATCCACATCACCAATGATTTTGCGTGATCATGGTAAATATACAGTTTCTTATATCGTCATACTCATATTACATACACATTTTTTAGCTACACTATCTTGCTAAATCAACTATAGATACAATACAATACAATTGTATTACAATTGTTCGATTACAATACAGTTGTATTACATTCTATTGATGTTATTTATAGACAACTTAGCAATTTTATAGATTaacaatttattttattttatagatTACCAATTACTACatgtaccaaaatatttttatataggGATTACTTCATTAACTATGGGTGCTAATAACAATTCAATTGGTGcatatttttcatttgattacaaTACAATTGTATTAAATTCTATTGATGCTATTCTATATTaactattgtatttttttgttaacaatTCTCAtacaatgataaaaaaaattcttatacaACCGAAAAAAGACGGTTCTTGAATGATATATACATTctattatatttcaaactattgttaaacagatattatattttaatttgattggtaaaattttttcacctttatttgttcaccattttattttttccaataaTGTCAGCACCGTGCATAGCACGGGTATTCCCACTAGTATATTacaattagaaaaaagaaaatgattcaaGAGGAGCAAAAAACTCACCAAGCCCCTGACATATGTGCAATCGTCAAGGCACTTTTGAGCATTTAAAACTGCATTCCTTAGTTCAGGTAACCACTTCTCTGTAATTGTTTTCATTTGATTACAATGCAATTCTATTAAATTCTATTGATGCTATTTCTATAttaattattgtatttttttggttAACAATTCTCATACAATGTATCACTATTTAcacataaaataaatacataaactattgatttttaatttaatatatattttatttctagatcaaagaaatgaaaaatctaACTATTCTCAAGATCGCCAGGCATCCACATCACCAATGATTTTGCGTGATCATGGTAAATATACAGTTTCTTACATTATCATACTCATCTTACATACACATTTTTTGGCTGCACTATCTTGCTAAATCAACTATAGATACAATACAATACAATTGTATTACATTCTATTGATGCTATTTATAGACAACTTagcaatttattttattttatagatTACCAATTACTACatgtaccaaaatatttttatataggGATTACTTCATTAACTATGGGTGCTAATAACAATTCAATTGGTGCGtatttttcatttgattataaCACAATTGTATTAAATTCTATTGATGCTATTCTATATTaactattgtatttttttgttaacaattctcatacaattataaaaaaaattctcataCAACTGAAAAAAGATGGTTCTTGAATGATATATAAATTctattatatttcaaactattgttaaacagatattatattttaattttattggtaaaattttttcacctttatttgctcaccattttattttttttccaataatgTCAACACCGTGCATAGCACGGGTATTCCCACTAGTAATAATAATACGAGATGTCATAATCTCTTTATAAGGATAATAATTTTACGACAGATGAATGTAGTGATCTACAAATTTCATCTTGACGAACAAGATACAGTGAACTCCATGGCTGATCACCTAATCTCCCCGAATTTGCTCGTTCAGATTTATAGATTTTTTCCCCTCCATGAATGACTTCCTTGGTCCTTCCCAAAAGGGGTAAACTAAGAGCTGATATCTCCACTGAACTCTCCAGTAAAGAATAACAACATCAGCCCGGTCCACGAACGGCTACTTTTTCGCAAACCaacccaaaaaataaatcaGATAATCAAAGAGTTAAGGCTCCTCCGCCCATATGACGAAAAGTTCCACAAGGCTTCCCCGGCACAAATGACCGTTAGAACATGACCAATCTTCTTCAAATCCCTAAACGCCCTTTACCTTTCCTTGCACAGAAAAatacgaaaaaaaaaaacttcttaaAAAACTAACCGTTAAGCTCCCCTCCCACCAGCTCAGTCCACTCCATTTCCATTCCTACACTGCCCACCCTTCCCTGCTGACATTCTTTTCCTCCCGACTAAAACTCTTGAAAAAGCCCTCTCTTAAACTCTCTTCTCAAACAGAGAGGGCCTCTTTCAAATTATTCTTTAGAAGGTGAAAGAAAACAGCAGAAGTTACAGATCAACAAAGGGAAAAAGTTGAACTCAGAAACAGAAAAATGGATTCAActcaaagaagaaaaagtggGATTAACCTTCCAGCTACAATGTCTGAGACCTCTCTTCGGCTGGAGGCCTTCTCATCCGCCTCCCCGGCTCGATCAGTATCGAATTTGCCATCACCTATGACAATGTCACCAAGAACTATATCCAATCTTTCATCCCCTTCATCAAAATCTACGAGTTGCAGTGACAGGTTTATTCCTTGTAGATCATCATCGAGGTTGCACACGTTTGGGCTGATAGAGAAAGCGTCGCCAGtgaaggagggaggaggaggaggcaaTGAGGCTTATTCGAGGTTGCTGAAATCTGAGCTTTTTGGGActgattttggttgtttttcttctccTGCAGGTAAGGGGTCACCATTGAGTCCTAACAAGAATATGCTGCGGTTCAAGACTGAGGTTTCTGGGCCTAATTCTCCTTATTCGCCTTCTGTCCTGGGGCAGGACAGTGGGCTTTCCGCTGAGGTTTCAACCCCTCCTAAACCGCCTCGAAAGGTTCCCAAGACACCCCACAAGGTATACGACTTACTTTAGCCTTCAATTTTGATTGTTAAAAATTGTCAATTTTGCTGACCCCTAACAATACTAACATAAATACGTGAAAATCCAGCGATAAATTGACAAAAAAGGATTGAGAAACGTTAGCGTGGAATTTTTAGATTTTGTATGTATTAAGTAATTGGGGAAGTGAGCAAAAAGGGTGAAGCAAAGTGCATAGTGATTGTTAATCGACCATGTGATTGTTTGCCTAGATACCTGGGGGACCCTCCTTTAATCTACTCCTGAGCACCATTAGGCAAAATTGTACTAATTGATTATAGCGGCCTTTGGTTTGGTACAGAATTTCAATGCTTTTTCATGTTCATAATACTGTctggaaaaaaagaaattgcagcTTAGCAATAGTTTGATGGTCCAGAGAATTTTCTCTGCTTTGTTACGCCATTTTGGTTTGATGTCTTATGGAGGACTGCCCTTCTGGTGTCTGTAGTTAAgcgtttggtttatttaaagAAAAGCTTTTGCCCTTATTCATTGAACTTGAAGCAAAGAGTGATAGAGTATTATTCAATCATTAAGGCCTCTACGACTGCAGGTTCTTGATGCGCCAGCACTTCAAGATGACTTCTATCTGAACCTAGTTGATTGGTCATCTCAAAATGTCCTTGCAGTTGGCTTAGGAACTTGTGTCTATTTATGGAGTGCCTCAAACAGTAAGGTGAGTTGATGGTTAAAAGATCTTAATCTTCTTTGTTTCATCAGGGTGAAGTATGTTATTATAATTTGCTGCAAACAAGAAAGTATTTATCAAAAGCAGCAGTTACTGATTTTCCTCtcaactccatatttctattcccTTCTAAACCATTTTAGGTAACAAAGCTGTGCGACTTAGGACCTAATGATGGTGTCTGCTCAGTCCAATGGACCCGAGAGGGTTCCTACATTTCAATTGGCACAAATCTTGGTCAAGTTCAGGTAtaatgttttttctttcttttaacaTATTAGGGGAGGGGTAGTACATCGTGCGCACCTTTTGATGTCTCGGATATTATTTGAATTTGGAAGCGACTGAGCATAGTGCTATCCTCAGGTTTGGGATGGAACTCAGTGCAAAAGGGTCAGAACCCTGCCTGGGCATCAAACAAGAACTGGAGTCCTAGCGTGGAGTTCACGCATATTATCTTCAGGAAGCAGAGATCGGAACATACTACAACATGATCTCCGAGTACCGAATGATTTTATAAGCAAACTTTCTGGCCACAAGTCTGAGGTAACAGACAGCCATATTGTCATTTGCCTGTAGAAACTCAAATCTAACCAATGAGTACTTCAAGGGAATGTCAAGATAGCTAACATTTACTAATGTCCCCCGACTCAGGTATGTGGTCTTAAATGGTCTCATGATGATAGGGAACTCGCATCTGGAGGAAATGACAATCAGGTAGGCAAGCTGAATGTTCTCTTCACATTGACAGAATTAACTAAGCAATGCTGTAATACTCTTCTTTTATAAGTGACGTGCAGCTTTTGGTCTGGAATCAGCACTCCCAACAGCCAATTTTGAGACTCACAGAGCACACTGCTGCTGTAAAGGCGATTACCTGGTCTCCTCACCAGAGTGGGCTCCTCGCTTCTGGTGGAGGAACTGCTGATAGGTGCATTCGATTCTGGAATACTACCAATGGCAATCAATTAAATAGTGTGGATACAGGAAGCCAGGTTTgtggtaaaatttttttttaatagccaAGAGAATTCTTGATTGCTTAGAATGGTTACGCTACCACATTCTATGCAGCATATCTTGAATTTCCAGAGGGATTTTGTGAAGAGGGTTTATGCTTTTCTGATGCGTTCCGTTCCATACATACCTGTAGGTATGCAATCTAGCATGGAGTAAGAATGTGAATGAACTAGTCAGCACTCATGGGTATTCGCAGAATCAAATTATGGTATGGAAGTATCCATCAATGGCAAAGGTAGTAGACTTCCTGGGCCAATTTTGAACAATCAATATTCTTTGATTTTGAAGGAAACCACCCTGAATATGTTATCCAAGTTCCATAAATTGTTTTTCTGCATTGACTTCGACAGGTTGCAACTTTAACTGGCCACAGTTTGCGGGTGCTCTATCTTGCTTTATCACCTGATGGCCAGGTACTGCAGCATGAAACAGAAGGTCTTGTTGAGAATATATTTCTCTTATGCAAAGTAAACAAATGAATACCACAATCTTTTTTTCCCCACAGACAATCGTGACTGGAGCAGGTGACGAGACATTACGGTTCTGGAATGTGTTCCCATCTATGAAAACACCTGTAAGTGTACCATGTAGCCGTAGAATAGAATTTTATGATCAAGATATGCTATCATGCAAGAACTTCCTCTTATCATGCCTTTCCAAATAAGGCGCATGCATCTAACTAGTAATCTTTCAGGCACAGGTGAAGGATACGGGGCTTTGGTCTTTGGGAAGAACTCATATTCGGTGACAATTTAGAATAATTGTTCAGGGTGCAAGCTGCTGGGCAAAAGATTTTAGCAAGCTGTCCATATGTTACGCTTTTTCACCAACAGATTTATGATTGAAAAGTTTGGCAAGAAAAATGGAATTCTTCTGAAATTTTTTGAggctaacaattttttttttttttcaattcatacTATTAATTCGTCTGATCTTGcaattttgcaaaagaaaaatgtaaaagcATAGACCTAGAAGATACTATTAATGAACTGATTAGTCCGCATAATGAGCGGTACAAAATATGAGGGAGAATTTCTCCAGATAATAGATATTATCTATCGAACTAGCATACTTTGCCATCATCACATGGTCTGTAATATTTTAACAATCCCTAGGCACCTAACTAGTTTCCCAACTGGAAAAATGTTGCAATGCATTTGCCACATCAGCAACTAGAATTCCTATTTATATCTGAGttttatcatcatcatcatcatcatcatcaatcattCAGACGGGATGTTGGGGGTGGACATTTTCTGATACAATCCAGTATGCATGTTGGATGAATATTTCCGTCCCCGTTACATTTGTTAGCACACCCGGCGGCGCAGTCCTCATAGACGCCCTCCGTACCGATTTTTTCTCTAGGAATTGGCGGGTCTGCTATTGCCCCCGCCGCCACCACCATCCCAATTATCATCAGACCAAGAAAACTCGTCTTTCCCGCTTCCATTGGCTGCATTTCTGTCTTCGTAAGCTGCAAAAAGAACAGGACACATTTTCTAACATAACTCGGGAgacattttatacttgaaaacATTGAACAACTTGCTTGTAATTGAATGTCTTTTGCATGTAAATCGCTTGCTCCCACGACCGGATCCCTAGCAATTCAAACAGTGGCACAGCTGGGATCTAGGTTCAGGGATTAATTTTCGACGTCACGTCAAATGTAGTTACGATCAACATTTTACAATTTTCCCTTATgttaattaattatattttgaaGTCTAAATTGTGCTATAATATAGCGATAGTTTAGAAACGTAATAGCAGTCTCGAACTTCTAATTTTACATCATTATCTCTAATCTTAATTAGATCCAACGTTCTTTCAAAGTGTAAGAATTAagaattttttatattattgaACGGACAATATAGATAAGAAAAAGACTTGTCAAAATTTTAAAGGAGCAATGTCgacaagaaaaagaattttaaaaatttttgaatgtgAAAATAGGGAATAGCTTAAAAAATTTCCAGAGTTTCCgaactttgaaaaaaaaaaaaaaaactctgtcAAAGTTGAGAGGGTACACTGCCGATCCtcaattacaattttttttttaagaaaagaaatctcaCTTATCACGTGATGgtagaaaaaattaaataaataggaCACTTGGCATAAATATAAAAGTGGCACTGAATTGCCACTGGAAAAGTGGCACTGAGAATCCCGTGTGCCAAAATTCCACACATTATCAAGTGATGATGTAACCAACACCCCAAATGTTGCTGGCCACCACTAAGTCCTCAAGGTTTGGTGGGATGGAAGGTCAAGCATTCAACTCTTGACTCTCAACAATTGTCACAATATGTGATCTTTTTATGCATTCGTCTGATCCGACAGTGATTTAAATCTCCATCAATCCTTCGTAGACAAGCGACAATGCATTAAACTTG
This portion of the Coffea arabica cultivar ET-39 chromosome 2e, Coffea Arabica ET-39 HiFi, whole genome shotgun sequence genome encodes:
- the LOC113730468 gene encoding actin-related protein 5-like isoform X5 encodes the protein MAELLFESYGVPSIAFGVDAAFSYKYNQQLGICNSDGLAICSGFMTSHAIPFINGEPAYEACCRTNVGGYHVTDYLKQLLSLKYPHHISKLTWEKVEDLKMEHCYIAPDYTSEVRIFQKGAKEAEEKTRCWQLPWTPAPAEEQPSEEELARKAALKERQGQRLREMAEAKRSSRINELENDIRGLEFLLKQLKQVEENNVPAFLRETGYASKQEIESNLAKAIQSLRKAKGEQVETEEKMDASMADKYNLVNVPDDVLTPEQLKEKRKQLFLKSTTEARQRAKQKRIEEELEREKQMKMEEEKRLENPERYLEDLRAKYRELSEKVEQRKRLKTNGNNTNGNQNGSGGVGRGERLNAAQRERMRLLTTAAFDRGKGEDTFGIKDEDWQLYKLMSRDNDDEEDEKSNEDEADLARVSSRLREIDPTFFPKSESGSSTAEPPRFRPLTKEDFQLILGVERFRCPEVLFQPNLIGIDQSGLDEMAGVSIRRLPCKNQGLEERITKSILMTGGSCQYPGMAGRLEAGIRMIRPCGTPITVVRASDPSLDAWRGASVYAAAMQFPNQTFSRTDYYEKGEDWLRRYQFNYTL
- the LOC113730468 gene encoding actin-related protein 5-like isoform X4; the protein is MAELLFESYGVPSIAAFGVDAAFSYKYNQQLGICNSDGLAICSGFMTSHAIPFINGEPAYEACCRTNVGGYHVTDYLKQLLSLKYPHHISKLTWEKVEDLKMEHCYIAPDYTSEVRIFQKGAKEAEEKTRCWQLPWTPAPAEEQPSEEELARKAALKERQGQRLREMAEAKRSSRINELENDIRGLEFLLKQLKQVEENNVPAFLRETGYASKQEIESNLAKAIQSLRKAKGEQVETEEKMDASMADKYNLVNVPDDVLTPEQLKEKRKQLFLKSTTEARQRAKQKRIEEELEREKQMKMEEEKRLENPERYLEDLRAKYRELSEKVEQRKRLKTNGNNTNGNQNGSGGVGRGERLNAAQRERMRLLTTAAFDRGKGEDTFGIKDEDWQLYKLMSRDNDDEEDEKSNEDEADLARVSSRLREIDPTFFPKSESGSSTAEPPRFRPLTKEDFQLILGVERFRCPEVLFQPNLIGIDQSGLDEMAGVSIRRLPCKNQGLEERITKSILMTGGSCQYPGMAGRLEAGIRMIRPCGTPITVVRASDPSLDAWRGASVYAAAMQFPNQTFSRTDYYEKGEDWLRRYQFNYTL
- the LOC113730468 gene encoding actin-related protein 5-like isoform X1, whose product is MPFISKIERQTDYSQFDSTVPIVIDNGGSYFRIGWAGEDEPRVIFRNIVQRPRHKTTGETVTVVGDHNPALLRYFDCTRSGPRSAFDGNVVYQFEIMEYILDFGFDRLGADQSQIDHPVLITECACNPIQSRCRMAELLFESYGVPSIAAFGVDAAFSYKYNQQLGICNSDGLAICSGFMTSHAIPFINGEPAYEACCRTNVGGYHVTDYLKQLLSLKYPHHISKLTWEKVEDLKMEHCYIAPDYTSEVRIFQKGAKEAEEKTRCWQLPWTPAPAEEQPSEEELARKAALKERQGQRLREMAEAKRSSRINELENDIRGLEFLLKQLKQVEENNVPAFLRETGYASKQEIESNLAKAIQSLRKAKGEQVETEEKMDASMADKYNLVNVPDDVLTPEQLKEKRKQLFLKSTTEARQRAKQKRIEEELEREKQMKMEEEKRLENPERYLEDLRAKYRELSEKVEQRKRLKTNGNNTNGNQNGSGGVGRGERLNAAQRERMRLLTTAAFDRGKGEDTFGIKDEDWQLYKLMSRDNDDEEDEKSNEDEADLARVSSRLREIDPTFFPKSESGSSTAEPPRFRPLTKEDFQLILGVERFRCPEVLFQPNLIGIDQSGLDEMAGVSIRRLPCKNQGLEERITKSILMTGGSCQYPGMAGRLEAGIRMIRPCGTPITVVRASDPSLDAWRGASVYAAAMQFPNQTFSRTDYYEKGEDWLRRYQFNYTL